The following are encoded in a window of Pectinophora gossypiella chromosome 24, ilPecGoss1.1, whole genome shotgun sequence genomic DNA:
- the LOC126377749 gene encoding guanine nucleotide-binding protein G(I)/G(S)/G(T) subunit beta-1, protein MNELDSLRQEAETLKNAIRDARKVACDTSLAQATANLEPIGRIQMRTRRTLRGHLAKIYAMHWGSDSRNLVSASQDGKLIVWDSHTTNKVHAIPLRSSWVMTCAYAPSGSYVACGGLDNICSIYSLKTREGNVRVSRELPGHSGYLSCCRFLDDNQILTSSGDMTCALWDIETGQQCGQFTGHTGDVMSLSLAPDQRTFVSGACDASAKLWDIRDCQCKQTFPGHESDINAVTFFPSGYAFATGSDDATCRMFDIRADQELAMYSHDNIICGITSVAFSKSGRLLLAGYDDFNCNVWDSMKSERAGILAGHDNRVSCLGVTENGMAVATGSWDSFLRIWN, encoded by the exons ATGAACGAGCTGGACAGTCTACGCCAGGAGGCAGAGACGCTCAAAAATGCTATTCGG GACGCGCGGAAAGTGGCGTGCGACACGTCGCTCGCGCAGGCAACGGCCAACCTGGAGCCGATCGGCCGCATACAGATGCGCACGCGCCGCACGCTGCGCGGACACCTCGCCAAGATCTACGCCATGCACTGGGGCAGTGATTCCAG GAACCTGGTATCCGCGAGTCAGGACGGCAAGCTGATAGTCTGGGACAGCCACACGACCAACAAGGTGCACGCGATCCCGCTGCGCTCGTCGTGGGTCATGACGTGCGCGTACGCACCCTCCGGCTCGTACGTCGCGTGCGGCGGCCTCGACAACATCTGCTCCATCTACAG CCTGAAGACCCGCGAGGGCAACGTGCGCGTGTCCCGCGAGCTGCCCGGCCACTCGGGATACCTGTCCTGCTGCCGGTTCCTGGACGACAACCAGATCCTCACCAGCTCCGGGGACATGACCTG CGCCCTGTGGGACATTGAGACCGGACAGCAGTGCGGGCAGTTCACCGGGCACACGGGCGACGTGATGTCCCTCTCGCTCGCTCCCGACCAGCGCACGTTCGTCTCCGGCGCCTGCGACGCCAGCGCGAAGCTGTGGGACATCCGCGACTGCCAGTGCAAGCAGACCTTCCCTGGGCACGAGAGCGACATCAACGCTGTTACG TTCTTCCCGTCGGGCTACGCGTTCGCGACGGGCTCTGACGACGCCACCTGTCGCATGTTCGACATCCGCGCCGACCAGGAGCTCGCGATGTACAGCCACGACAACATCATCTGCGGCATCACGTCCGTGGCCTTCAGCAAGTCGGGCCGCCTGCTGCTCGCTGGCTACGACGACTTCAACTGCAACGTCTGGGACTCCATGAAGAGCGAGCGCGCCG GTATCCTCGCCGGCCACGACAACCGCGTCTCCTGTCTCGGGGTCACAGAGAACGGCATGGCGGTCGCCACCGGCTCCTGGGACTCCTTCCTGCGCATCTGGAACTAA
- the LOC126377754 gene encoding cyclic AMP-dependent transcription factor ATF-5-like, whose amino-acid sequence MRSENETQQTSLSKKKYTRPSQPLVLFINNKRKVIIFHNDDNNYIFTLLEKKTFLDILKRYSSVIENKDTDGASIRAKNEAWDIVTREYNASPHATNQVTNKQLRRLWMNLKQRQREAERQHRLATGGGPATSDAVVDPDVSEVAPALIVGIDDAVDSGTIPVTADLAVQEVNMDSQPVSYLAPLAAPTRTTLTPPPPGVGPLLSLSISTPLPALPTATPPPPPLPPSTPPPRLPTPPLINPSNTATQTFQRHKSSILDKEYKDRQRRANEIHDLEVLLLRERIREAKAKADLAELQLQQQCSSDSATDGRREDVA is encoded by the exons ATGCGTAGTGAAAACGAAACGCAACAAACatcattgtcaaaaaaaaaatatacgcgtCCTTCGCAACCACTTGTTTTGtttatcaataataaacgtAAAGTAATTATTTTCCACAACGATgacaacaattatatttttactctcctcgagaagaaaacttttttggatATTTTGAAAAGATACTCCTCGGTGATAGAGAATAAGGATACCGATGGCGCTTCAATACGCGCAAAAAATGAAGCTTGGGATATTGTAACCAGAGAATACAACGCAAGCCCTCATGCCACTAATCAG GTTACTAATAAACAACTGAGGAGATTGTGGATGAACCTCAAGCAGCGGCAAAGGGAAGCAGAACGTCAACATCGGCTAGCTACTGGAGGGGGGCCTGCAACCAGTGATGCAGTTGTAGACCCAGATGTGTCTGAGGTGGCCCCAGCTCTAATAGTTGGTATTGATGATGCTGTTGACTCTGGTACAATTCcag TAACCGCTGACCTTGCCGTCCAAGAAGTAAATATGGACTCGCAGCCCGTCTCTTATCTTGCACCACTTGCTGCCCCAACCCGGACAACATTGACACCACCTCCACCTGGAGTAGGTCCACTACTGTCTCTGTCTATATCTACCCCACTACCAGCTCTCCCCACagccactccaccaccaccacctcttcctccatccactccaccaccacgtcTTCCAACCCCACCTCTTATTAACCCATCAAATACAGCCACCCAAACTTTTCAAAGGCATAAGAGTTCTATTCTGGATAAGGAATATAAAGACAGACAGAGACGGGCTAACGAGATTCATGACTTGGAGGTTTTATTATTAAGAGAAAGAATAAGAGAAGCAAAGGCGAAAGCAGACCTTGCAGaacttcaactgcagcagcagtGTTCCTCAG ATAGTGCAACTGATGGCAGAAGAGAGGATgtggcataa